Part of the Bacteroidota bacterium genome is shown below.
TTTATCGATACAAATATTAAGTACGTAACTTTGTTCATAACTTGTGCCAGATTCTAACTATTCAAAAACCCCTCAAACAAACTTATAAAAGGCAAAATTAGTTGCGTTTGGCAATTTTATGGTCTTAACAAACTCAAATTTGAAAACTACTTTTGCAAATTTATTAAAAGTAGGAGAGATTAGGTGAGATCAATGGAATAATAGCTTCGTTATCTCTATCGATTTTTCAATTCTTTTAACCGGGTCGGCGATATTCGGCAGCAATAAATTTAATTGGAATTGCGTTTTCGTTTCGCTGAAATGTGGCTTTAATTCCGGGTGAGCTCCCACATTACGGGTGAGTTTTTGAAATATAGAATCAGTATCTCCGTAAAAAATCTGATTTTCGTATCCGGGCAGGATAAGTATTAAATTTGATTTAGATATCTTAATACCATTGAGGAAAAAATTAGAGGCGGTTATTCGAAGCTCAATAAGTTTAAACAAATTTTCGACTTCAAGGGGATACTCGCCGAACCTATCCTGCAATTCCATTCTGATTTCATTAATCTTTGAAGCGTCAATTAATTTATAAAGCCGGCGGTAGATTTCTAATCGTTCGTAATCTCGCTCGATATAAAAATTGGGAATTAGTGCTTCGATATCGGTATCGATAGTAGCTTCAACTTTTGGTTTCGAAAGTTTTTCAATATCGAAAATTTCTTTGAACTCTTCCTGCTTAATTTCGTCAACTGCTTGTTCCAAAATTTTTTCGTAGGTTTCAAAACCCATATCGATTATATAGCCCGATTGTTCAGCTCCCAAAAGATTGCCGGCGCCACGGATTTCTAAATCACGCATCGCTAAGTTAAATCCCGAACCAAGCTCTGTGAATTCAACAATAGATTGTAATTTCCGAATGGATGTTCGGGGCATCGAGTTCAGCGGGGGGGTAATCAAATAAGCGTATGCCTGAACATTTGATCGTCCGACTCTGCCTCGCAACTGATATAGCTCAGCCATTCCAAACCTGTCGGCACGGTTAATTATAATTGTATTTACATTCGGAATATCCAAACCCGATTCGATTATTTTTGTAGCCACGAGGAGGTCAAATTTTTTTTCTAAAAAACCCATCATAATTTTTTCCAACGCATGTCCGCGCATCTGACCGTGCGCCGCAAAAATCTTCGCTTCAGGTACATGCTGTTTAATCAGCAGTGCAATTTCATCTATATTTTGAACTCTATCGTGGACAAAGTAAATTTGCCCGCCGCGGTGCATTTCTTTCAGAATTGCTTCTCTCACAATTTCCCAGTGGAATTTCCGTCCGTTAGTTGCGGGAACAATTTCTGTAATTATCGGTAAACGGTTACGTGGTGGAGTGTTGATGAGCGATAAATCGCGCGCACCCAGCAACGAAAAATGAAGCGTTCGCGGAATCGGTGTTGCGGTTAATGTAAGCGTATCAACAGTCGAACGAAGCATCCTCAATTTTTCTTTCGCCGACACTCCGAAACGATGTTCTTCGTCGATAATTAAAAGTCCCAAATCTTTAAAAGCTACATCTTTCGAAAGCAGGCGGTGCGTTCCTATGATTACATCGGTTTTTCCTGTATTGAGATTTTCGAGTGTCTGCTTTTGTTCTTTCTTCGACTTGAAACGCGAGAACGATTCTATTTTTACAGAATATCTATCAAGCCTGTCCCGAAATGTATTGTAATGCTGCTGTGCAAGTATTGTAGTGGGAACAAGAATTCCGACTTGCTTATTATCCATTACTGCTTTGAATGCGGCGCGCACCGCAACTTCGGTTTTACCAAACCCAACATCGCCGCAGATGAGGCGGTCCATCGGAGAACTCCTCTCCATATCTTGTTTTATATCTAATGTCGATGTGGCTTGGTCGGGTGTATCCTCGTACATAAACGAAGCTTCAAGTTCTTTCTGCCAATGCGAATCTGTTGAAAAAGCGAAGCCGGTTTCTTTTTTTCGCAGTGCGTAAAGTTTTATTAAATCGCGTGCAATATCTTTTATTTTTTTCTTTGCCCGCTGTTTTAATAATTCCCAATCTTTCGATCCTAATTTGTTTAAAGTTGGTAAATGTCCTTCTTGCGACGAGTATTTTTGGATTTTATTTACATAGTTCAAATTGAGATAGAGGGTATCGTCTTCGCGATATAAAATTCTGACTACTTCTTGTTCAATTCCACCGACACTCAATTTTTGCATTCCCTCGAATTTACCGATACCGTGATCGATGTGTGTTACATAGTCGCCCCGCTTGAGCTGTGTTAGTTCTCTAAAAGATATTCCTTTGAACTTCCTGCGACTTGTTGTGCTTCGATGTTTTATCCTCCCGAAAATTTCGTGTTCAGTAAGAATAGCAATTTTTGCGGGAGGATAAATAAAACCCGAATGAAATGGTTCAGTAATTATTTTATACTCTATATCGATTCCCGATTCGGGACGCCTGAATTCAGTGATTCGAAATTCGTCATTCGAAATTCTTGATTCATTATTCGCTCTCGTTAAAACTTCCTGTATAAGTTCTTCTAATCTTTCCGATTCCTCTTTCGTATCGCAGGTGATGTATGTTTGATAACCTGAAAAAGTTAATTCAGATAATTTATCAACTAACCGATTTACGCTTTTATTAAATGCAGGTTGAGATGAAGAAAAGAAGTCGATAGGTTTAGTATTGTGCTTTATTAATTCAAGATTTTTTATCGTTGAGAATTTTGAAATTTTTTCTGAGATGTAATTCCAGTCGAAAATGTTAGTAACTCCTTCGCGGTGCAGTTCTTCCACTTCACTTTCAATCAAGTCGGATTGGTGTAAAATTACGAATGTGTTTTCAGGCAGATAATCGAATACCGAACATTGTAACTCAACATCTTCGTGATGGATATCCGGGACTATGCTCGCTCGTTCGAGTTGGCGGATTGAACGCTGCGATATTGCGTCAAACTCGCGTATCGATTCGATCGTGTTACCCCAGAATTCTAAGCGAACTGGATTTGACCCGATGAAAGGGAAAATATCTAAAATACCCCCTCGAACAGCAAAATCGC
Proteins encoded:
- the mfd gene encoding transcription-repair coupling factor yields the protein MIDKIRSDIYNSKPFQNLEATFVNQQHDITVHNLYGSLAAFLAAMVFEKSRHVLLVTPDKDTTEKIYDDCSLILGAGNVCLFGERPPKDVELLDLSAPVSQIETLRSLSAGKSCVVVASPYSLVSKLSAPDKFKKNIIELVSNQDYDFQKLIDQLYEFQFQRKDFVESYGDFAVRGGILDIFPFIGSNPVRLEFWGNTIESIREFDAISQRSIRQLERASIVPDIHHEDVELQCSVFDYLPENTFVILHQSDLIESEVEELHREGVTNIFDWNYISEKISKFSTIKNLELIKHNTKPIDFFSSSQPAFNKSVNRLVDKLSELTFSGYQTYITCDTKEESERLEELIQEVLTRANNESRISNDEFRITEFRRPESGIDIEYKIITEPFHSGFIYPPAKIAILTEHEIFGRIKHRSTTSRRKFKGISFRELTQLKRGDYVTHIDHGIGKFEGMQKLSVGGIEQEVVRILYREDDTLYLNLNYVNKIQKYSSQEGHLPTLNKLGSKDWELLKQRAKKKIKDIARDLIKLYALRKKETGFAFSTDSHWQKELEASFMYEDTPDQATSTLDIKQDMERSSPMDRLICGDVGFGKTEVAVRAAFKAVMDNKQVGILVPTTILAQQHYNTFRDRLDRYSVKIESFSRFKSKKEQKQTLENLNTGKTDVIIGTHRLLSKDVAFKDLGLLIIDEEHRFGVSAKEKLRMLRSTVDTLTLTATPIPRTLHFSLLGARDLSLINTPPRNRLPIITEIVPATNGRKFHWEIVREAILKEMHRGGQIYFVHDRVQNIDEIALLIKQHVPEAKIFAAHGQMRGHALEKIMMGFLEKKFDLLVATKIIESGLDIPNVNTIIINRADRFGMAELYQLRGRVGRSNVQAYAYLITPPLNSMPRTSIRKLQSIVEFTELGSGFNLAMRDLEIRGAGNLLGAEQSGYIIDMGFETYEKILEQAVDEIKQEEFKEIFDIEKLSKPKVEATIDTDIEALIPNFYIERDYERLEIYRRLYKLIDASKINEIRMELQDRFGEYPLEVENLFKLIELRITASNFFLNGIKISKSNLILILPGYENQIFYGDTDSIFQKLTRNVGAHPELKPHFSETKTQFQLNLLLPNIADPVKRIEKSIEITKLLFH